The Desulfococcus multivorans DNA window CGTCCATGAATCCCATACGCAGACATGCCTATGTATGCGCCAAATGTCATGAGGGCTCCAGCGTTTCTTTTGCTTCCTATATCGTTCATCAACCCGACCCCGGATCAATGGGAGCCCGAAAAAACTTTCCCGCACTGTACTACACCTATTGGTTCATGCTTGTGCTCCTCATCGGCACATTGGCCTTTTTTATTCCCCATAGCTTTTTGGTGGGGTTAAGAGAATTATTGGAGAAAAAGAGGACGAAAAAAAATGACGGTGACGATGCACATTAAGCGATTCAGTATATCGGACCGCCTGTTTCACCTTTTCCTGATGCTGACGTTCATTATTCAGACCGCAACGGGATTAGGCCGCCTGTTTGTTGCCACAGCGTGGGGGAAGCAACTCAACGCTGTTTTTGGCGGATATGAAAATTCACTTTCCATCCACAAGTGGGTGGGTGTGTTGATGCTGGTCGGTTTCCTGATTCACACCCTTTTTCAGTTGACCCGATTGGATTGGAAAAATCCGGTCAAGAGCATCTTGGGTCCGGACTCATTGGTACCCAATCTTCAGGATTTGAAGGATTTTGTCCAGCAAATCAAGTGGCTTTTCGGTATCGGTTCACGGCCGGCATTGAATCGCTGGGCTTATTGGGAAAAGTTCGATTACTGGGCGGTCTATTGGGGATTGCCGTTGCTGGCAGTTACCGGTCTGATGCTGACGGCGCCGTTGTTGACCAGTCGATTTTTCCCCGGCTGGATCCTGAATATCACAGCGCTCCTGCACAGAGCCGAAGCAATTTTGGCCATCACCTACATTTTTATCGTGCATTTTTTCATCGGCCACCTTCGGCCTTCCAGTTTTCCGATGAATGAGGCTATGTTTTCGGGGAGTGTTTCTGTTGATGAAGCCGAAGAGGAGAAACCGGCATGGGTCGACCGGTTGAGGAAACAAGGCAAACTGGAAAACGCAGAAGCCGTGATGCCGCCCCCCTGGTTCAGGGTAATATACTTCATATTCGGTTATACCGTCCTGATCATTGGCGTCTACCTGTTGATTAACGGTATTATTAACAGCCGTTATATCACCTTGCACTGATTTATCTTCACCAGAAGACAGCGTCCGCTCATATTCCGCTCTCATAGGCTGAAGGGGCCGGAAAAATTAAAAAAGCCGGGACAAGCAGGTCTTAGGGTCGAGCCTGCCTGATCCCGGCATAGAGCAACACTTCATTGAATCAACGCGTTATGTCATGTCTTTACATCATGATGCAGGTTTTGGTGCGAAGGCCGCTGTCCTTGGCGACCGCCTTATAGCACGAACTGCGTTCCTCCATGCTGGTTGTGCAGTAATCACAGGATCTGAGAGCATCCATCATTCTCTTTTTTCCCATTGCACAGCACATGGCGGCTTTATCCTTCCGATATGATGTTTCCACAGCATGTGACGATTCCATAGCAACCTCCTGATAAACTCGATTTCATGACAGTTACTGTCTTTCCCTGTCATGCGTCTTGAATCAAAACATAATATCTGACGACCACAAATCAATCGGGAGGCATTGGATTCGTACAGCAACAACGCGCAGTGAAACCACGGATCCGTGCTGGTGCGGTCGTCATGTTTCGGTGTTCGCCTCCCGGTCCCGCCGTGCAGCCGTCAGCCCATTTGTCGGATCCCCTTCCGACAGCATCCGATTCAGGATCTTACGCTCCTCGGGTCCCGGCACGACACCGCCGATTTCCGCTTCGATCACGGTGACGCCGTCTTCTCTGGTGATCGTGACGGATGCTGTGGCGCGACCTTTTGGGTCGATGGCCGTGATGACCCAGCTGCATGTAATCGTTTCACCCACATATACGGGTCCTTTGAATCGGAAGTTCATCGCGGACGCCAGCCATCCAATCTGTCCGCCGATTTCGGTAACCAGGCTTGCCGCCAGAAGTCCATGACAAATCGGTGCCGGAAAATTCCGTGCTTCAGCAAAACGTGCATCGAAATGAACCGGGTTATAGTCCCGCGATATCCGGGCGAAACGGATAACGTCTTCATCTGTAAAGGTCCGTGAGATTCTGAATGTGTCCCCAACCTGAAGGCCCTCGGCGGCCCGTTCCCTGAAACCTGGCATTTGTCATACTCCTCCGTCGTGCCGGTGATTGAAACAGTGCTGATCCCATCGCGCCGCTTAACCGCGCTTTTCGAATTCGATCGGCATCTTAAAATATTTTTTCCAACCAAGTCAATCCGTACAAGCCCCTGTTGCCGAACCGGCATCAATGCGTTGCAGCAGGGCGTGGGTCCTACCCTTCCGGCACCGACCCATGAAAGTCGGAAGTTACGTTAAACGATGTCCAGGTTGAGCAGGCGCGCACGTCTTTACATCTCTGCTTGACAATTGCCTTTTGACAATATAGGGAATGACCCCATATACTATATTTGACGGGAGGATGACATGGCGTTTTGTGGAACGGGCCAGGACAAGGAACGGCTGATCAAGCGGCTCAACCGCATCGAGGGGCAGATCAGAGGGGTAAGCGGCATGATCGAGAACGACCGGGACTGCATAGAGGTTCTTCGGCAACTGGCCTCGGTCTCCGGTGCCGTTCGGGGCGTCTGGGTGCAAATCGTCGGGGATCACCTGCGGGGATGCATTCAGGAAGCATCATTGCACGAAGGCAACAGAGACCGCCTCATTGATGAGCTCATTGACCTCCTCGGAAAAATCCGATAGCGGTATACAATTACGATAACACAGCTCAACTTTCGACGTTCGTGACGGTGGTTATGTGATTATGTGAGCACGGGAGTACCCCTTCAGACTTTAAAGTTCTTTAGCGTTCTTTGCGTCTTTGCGTGAAAACATCTTTTTCAAGCGCCTTCCGAAAGAAAATCCGTCTCACGCAAAGCACGAAACGGCGCTTTTTAACGCAACTTTCGGTAAAAAGACTATAGACTGAAATATGATGAAAGTCGAAAGTTGAGAATACAGAAAAAGGGAACGGCGATTTCCATGCAAGAAAAAACGATCAGACGGATACGGCACGAGCATAATTTCGACGGCGCCCACCAGGAAAATGAAAAGAAGACGTTGAGCGTGATTATCCTCACCGGCATCACCATGCTCGCTGAAATCATCGCCGGCGTCGTGACAGGGTCGATGGCCCTCCTGGCGGACGGTTGGCATATGGGAACCCACGCGTTTGCGTTGGGCATCACCTACTTCGCATATGTGATGGCCAGACGGTTTTCCGATTCCTCGAAATTTGCTTTCGGCACCGGAAAATTCGGCATTCTGTCGGCCTACACCAGCGCATTGTTTCTGGGGGGCACCGCCCTTTACATGATTGTCGAATCGTTGAGTCGTTTCGTCCATCCGGTGAATATCGCCTTTGACGAGGCCATTCTTGTCGCGATCATCGGCTTTGCGGTCAATCTCCTGAGCATTCGGATACTGCACGGCAAAGGCGGCGAACATCATGGACACGACCATGAGCACGATCACCGTCACGACCATTCTCACCATACGCACGACCATAACCTCCGTGCGGCCTATCTGCATGTCATAGCGGATGCATTGACTTCCGTACTCGCAATTGCGGCGCTGATATCGGGAAAGTTTTTTGGATGGTCTTTTCTCGATCCGGTTATGGGTATTGTCGGCGGCCTTCTGATCGCAAGGTGGGCCTGGGGGCTCCTCCGGAGCAGCGCGTTGATTCTGCTGGACGCCCACAGGGACAAAGACATCCATTCCGCCATTGTCGACGCCATTGAATCGGACGGCGACAGTATTGTTGCGGACCTTCACGTCTGGCCGCTGAATGCCGACGATCTTGCGGCCGCCATTACCGTCGTCTCAAAAGCGCGCCGATGCCCGTCGGAATACGGCTCCCGGCTCTCCCATCTGTCGCGGCTGAAACACACGACGGTTGAGACCCATGTCCACACGGACAAGTTTTGCGCGTTTACACATAACTGATGCCGTATCGCTTTTCCCCAATCCCTTGAGCCGAACAAAACCGCTTTCCCCTTTCCTTAATGAGAAAAATGCAGCAATCAATAACGCAACCGTCCACGTCCGTTATGGCGACCGAATAGGGACTGAAAGCTGAAGGGGCACAAAGGCTCCGTTCGTCACAAGCACACCCCTTCAGCCTTCCGTCTTCAGCCTTCAGAGACCGAAGGCGGCCACCCCATGATCGGTCACGAGAATACAAGTTCACGCTCAAATGACGTTGCACACGCATCCCACGGGAAAAATTTCGGCGATGGGGCCCCAGGAATCCGGGATTGACATGTCGCTGCAGCACTGAGATATTGTATTATGATTGCGATAACCAACATTGTCATCTTTTTTGCCGTACTGGTCGTCAGTTACCCGGTCGCGACCATGGTTTTAGCCCTCTTGACCTGGTTTCGAAAGCGCCGGGCCATGAAAACCGAGGATCGCCTTGAACGGATTGAACGGATTGATGCATCCACAGACAGGCTGAAAGACCGACTCTTTATCGTCTTCATCGTAGCGTCATTTTTTGTAATCGCGCCGTTTCTGGCGATATTGCTGATCTTCGGCGAACGATGATCACCCAGGTCGGTTTGTCCGCGCACCGCCGTCGGTCTGCCGCCCACCGCATCCGAGGAACAGCGAAGCGGTACGCCTGAAACGGCATCGCATCCGTCACGATCATGACGCTCGGATCCCATTTGTGCCTTTGTGTCAAGGGTGCGTTACCCTCCCACCTGAAAAACGTTACCGGCGTTAATTCATTATCAGGATTAAGTGATTAGAGGCGTGCCCCTTCAGTCTTCACCCTTCGGTCTTCAGCCTCAACAGCCGGCACCAGGGGATCTGTTTCGGCACAAATCGTGCAGTACCTTGATATTTTCCGATCCGGAACTCACCAGATCGGGTTGCAAAATGTTCGAGCAGAAAAGGGTTTGTCATGATGTCTGTAGAAACCGTCGACACCCTCATTGTCGGCGGCGGTCTGAGCGGTATTTATGCCGCCTGGCTGCTGTCCCGGAAAAACACCTCCTTCGTTGTCCTTGAAGCGCGTGAGCGCATCGGCGGCAGGATTCTATGTCCTGGGTACCAGGGGTTTTTCTCCGATCTCGGCCCTTCCTGGTACTGGCCGGCGATTCATCCGAAAATAACGCACCTGATTGAAACCCTGGGCCTCAACAGCTATCCCCAGTTTGAAACGGGCCTGGGACGTTTTCAACGATCCGACGGCGCCGTCCAGACCGTCCGCGGATATCCCATGGAACCGCCTTCCCGGCGACTTTTCGGGGGCATGCATTCACTGATCCGGAAACTCCGCGAAGGCATTCCTGAAAACGCCGTGAGATGCAATCACCCGGTGTGCGACATCGAAAAAACAGTCGGCGGCATTCTGGTCAGCGTCGGCGAGCTGGAAAAACCGCCCTGGGCCCGGTTCAGGGCCAATCAGTTGATTCTCGCCCTGCCGCCCCGTCTTGCCGCCGCCACCATTCTCTTTACGCCTGAACTGTCCCACCAACTGACCCAGGCAATGCTGAAAATCGGGACGTGGATGGCGGGCCAGGCAAAATTCTCCGCCATATACGACGAACCCTTCTGGCGGCAGACGGGCCTCTCCGGCCAGGCCTTCAGCGAGCGCGGGCCCCTGGGCGAGATCCACGACGGATCCAACCACGACAAGGGGCCCTTTGGTCTCACAGGCTTTGTGGGCATTCCCGCGGCCCAA harbors:
- a CDS encoding metal-sensitive transcriptional regulator, producing MAFCGTGQDKERLIKRLNRIEGQIRGVSGMIENDRDCIEVLRQLASVSGAVRGVWVQIVGDHLRGCIQEASLHEGNRDRLIDELIDLLGKIR
- a CDS encoding flavin monoamine oxidase family protein, which encodes MMSVETVDTLIVGGGLSGIYAAWLLSRKNTSFVVLEARERIGGRILCPGYQGFFSDLGPSWYWPAIHPKITHLIETLGLNSYPQFETGLGRFQRSDGAVQTVRGYPMEPPSRRLFGGMHSLIRKLREGIPENAVRCNHPVCDIEKTVGGILVSVGELEKPPWARFRANQLILALPPRLAAATILFTPELSHQLTQAMLKIGTWMAGQAKFSAIYDEPFWRQTGLSGQAFSERGPLGEIHDGSNHDKGPFGLTGFVGIPAAQRNQTATLTDAIMAQLAVIFGAQAARPTAFFYQDWARERFTATTFDQPPMYTHPQYHVPAGRSAIWDGTCHFAGTETADVQGGYLEGALGAAERAVMNILG
- the dmeF gene encoding CDF family Co(II)/Ni(II) efflux transporter DmeF is translated as MQEKTIRRIRHEHNFDGAHQENEKKTLSVIILTGITMLAEIIAGVVTGSMALLADGWHMGTHAFALGITYFAYVMARRFSDSSKFAFGTGKFGILSAYTSALFLGGTALYMIVESLSRFVHPVNIAFDEAILVAIIGFAVNLLSIRILHGKGGEHHGHDHEHDHRHDHSHHTHDHNLRAAYLHVIADALTSVLAIAALISGKFFGWSFLDPVMGIVGGLLIARWAWGLLRSSALILLDAHRDKDIHSAIVDAIESDGDSIVADLHVWPLNADDLAAAITVVSKARRCPSEYGSRLSHLSRLKHTTVETHVHTDKFCAFTHN
- a CDS encoding formate dehydrogenase subunit gamma, translating into MTVTMHIKRFSISDRLFHLFLMLTFIIQTATGLGRLFVATAWGKQLNAVFGGYENSLSIHKWVGVLMLVGFLIHTLFQLTRLDWKNPVKSILGPDSLVPNLQDLKDFVQQIKWLFGIGSRPALNRWAYWEKFDYWAVYWGLPLLAVTGLMLTAPLLTSRFFPGWILNITALLHRAEAILAITYIFIVHFFIGHLRPSSFPMNEAMFSGSVSVDEAEEEKPAWVDRLRKQGKLENAEAVMPPPWFRVIYFIFGYTVLIIGVYLLINGIINSRYITLH
- a CDS encoding MaoC family dehydratase, translated to MPGFRERAAEGLQVGDTFRISRTFTDEDVIRFARISRDYNPVHFDARFAEARNFPAPICHGLLAASLVTEIGGQIGWLASAMNFRFKGPVYVGETITCSWVITAIDPKGRATASVTITREDGVTVIEAEIGGVVPGPEERKILNRMLSEGDPTNGLTAARRDREANTET